Below is a window of Drosophila willistoni isolate 14030-0811.24 chromosome XR unlocalized genomic scaffold, UCI_dwil_1.1 Seg144, whole genome shotgun sequence DNA.
GCAcaagtgtgcgtgtgtgtgtgtgtgtgtgtgtgtggatggaTTTCAAGTGCATGTCAATTGGCCAaggaatttttcaaaaactttgctttatgtgtggttttttgtttcattagTTACctgtttaaaaatatttcaccAAAATTCCTGAAATATTTAAGCGATAATCTTTGTCATCTATTTAAAGtccttttttcttctttgtttttggcttatttactattttgtgtgtttcttttcttttattttattggcACATTTCTTCTGTCACGTTTATTGCAcacatattattattattgctgttgttgttgtggttgttgttgctattgctgcacCAGTGAAAAGTCCTTGAACGCTCAACTGACCTGACAcgatacacacactcacacacacaaacaaacacactgAAAtctaagcaaacaaaaaaaaaatatatatcacaCTTGCAGTATCCTTTTTGACAAAAATTCACACGCGATtttggcaaaacaaaaaaaaggtaagagaaatatttgaaataaatttttttagctttttgttttcgttttggtcTGTTTTCCCTTTTACCCTGTTTCTAATTTATATTTGCTTTcgatgtttttttgtttttttttagcaagGATATGCTCCGCTTGTGTTCATTTTGCACGCTACCTCAGCAAGGACTCGCTGCCAACTGAAAttcattttcacttttcatttGAGTTTTCGGAgatgtttctttctttcatttcacattttttttttctttcttctttttgttgtctttgctttctttatttgttgttgtttgcaaAAACGCAGAcaacatttgtttttgttttcggtatttggttgttgttggtgtgtgtgtgccacaGACTGAGCATAATATGAATGGAATGACACTAAAAGCTATGTGTGGGTGCTTGGTTCTTATACTTTCTCTCAATCTATCcccactctctctttctctctctctctctctctctccctccaTATCTCTCGCTTACTTTCTCTTGAGAGCAGAATGCACGGAACATGCGCGGAAATTATTGTGAATGAAACTTTAAACAATTCAAAAATATGGCGGAAAAACCAAAAGCTATACTACTGATAAGACAAAAGCTTTTTGCATTAACTTTCAAATATAGACAAATGTCAATcatttaattatgttaatggAAAGATTTCAGAAGGAACCGAAACAACTAACTGAGGTACACCCttgccaaaaatatatattaataaacaaCGCTTCGAAGAAATCATCTCCAACTAtataatgtatgtatattctagAGTTAGCACATTGAGACCAATATTCTGCAAGTATTGTAACGAACTAAGCTTAATCGGTCCGTTATATTCTATACGTAGCTTCTATAGGAACGTTTGTTCAAATACATTGACTTCTACCAAAAActtctttaattttaaagcgatttttgaaaaactttatatatattattttaatttagttattCAAAATGATGCTAAGTTTCATCAAGATCTGTTGATTATTTCATGTAGATCCCATGGGCACGATCGGTTTAAAGAAATGGCTTTTCTCAATAGCTATACGCCGCATTGCCTTGACTCAAGTTTGTATGCCGTTTTCTTAGATGAAATTATACTTTTTACATATGCTAGAGTATGCAAACTTCGGCACGGCCTGTTACGTCTTTTTCCAATAACAACATGGCAAAACAAACACCAAAAGCTTTCACGatttttattaacatttaGGCATAGATATATTGGGATTCACGGCATTCTTGAATTTTGGGGTCATAGTAGAGGCCTGGCGTGCAATCGAGAGTTACACCACGACCATTGACACAATAATAGTAGGCATCGCGACGTCTGTTGTGCTCAATGAAATGAATACCTCTGGCTGGACAAGTGATATCAGCGCGACGTGGTGGTCTACGGGAATACGGTTGGATATTCCTTTGGGTAGCTTCAATCTAAAGAAGGAGAGACACAAATTAAGATTGCGAAAACTCTCTTGCGAGTCAAATGCCTTGCCACTCACCGTACAGTTGACATTCTTCTGAAAATCACAACTTTTGATTTTTGGATTGTATAACAAGCCATTGGAACATTCTTGACCCCAGGCCTTGCCATTGGAACAGatataatatttattgcaATGCGCTTTACTGGGCAAGTAAATGATATTCTCCGGTTGATCCCAATTCGAACAATAATTGGCAACGCAATCCACATGTTGCGGAAAATCACAGCGATCTGTCTCATTATTATATTGTAAGCCATCGGGACATTCTCTTAGCACTGGATAGCCGAAATAGCAGAGAACATATTTGGTGCAAGTATTATCATAGCAAAAACTGCTCAATTCGTATTCCTCACAAGTAGGCAAACAGTTCACTTCTTCCCGGTTGGTGCACACTTGAAATTCATAATCGAAACCGATCTCACATGACGGATCGTTTTTGCATAATTCGTGGGTTTTCATCTCTTCATCCCAACAACTGCCAATCTCGTAGGTGCCATCTATTAACCGAATATATATTTCACAAGAAAATCGATTGGTAAATGGACTACAAAGAAGCATTTCCAAATGTCATTGACACTTGTTAGACATTCCTTAGATGATTTGAGTATAGAATGTATCTTCAATTCATCTTTTCAATGTTGGCTTTAAAATGAGTACGGGACTGTTCTTATGATCAAATAGTTTTCGAAttacaaaatgaaattcaaaaaaaaaataaactttcacATGATGAAACGGGAATTCTAAAGGGGTGGGGAAAGTTGCCAGGGAATCAAAATGTTTACCCTCTGCGTAAGTTTTGGAATCTTGGTGAAAAGGTTTAATAAAAGGTTGCACTGCTTTAGAGGCAGAAAGAATTGACTTGGACAATTTGTTTGAAATGGCCATGGGCCTTGAGCTGAGGCTTTTAGCAGTATCATAACATAACAATCTAAGTATTATGCAATTTAACTCTTTTTCCATCTCGATGGTCAACAATTCgtaataaaacataaaacctATTGAACCACTCTATGGGTTCTTTcttttgccaaaaatattaaaatgtatattaGAATATTGTCTAATGTCTAATTACTCACTGATACATTCGACATACATGTCACAATTGCCCACATAGGGCAAATTTACGCCATCGGCGACATTGGCACAAATATTGATAGATGTATTCACATAGATATCATATATTGGACCAATATCATCCTCTTCATCACGATCACCACCAGGAGATGGAGCTGTTACATCActtccatcatcatcattaccAACAGTAGTATCATTAGGATCTAAGGTTGTAGTTTCCTCATCTTGGCATGAAATGCTCTTggcaaacagcaacaaaaccAAGCCATATAAAATAAACGATCTCACTGGGGAttaaatattgtatatatatttagttgaAAGTAGTTTATAGAATGCCCGTTACTCACTCCTACACTGCATAAATTGTGAAACACAACTGATCGCCATTATGTTGGaccattttcaatttatatgaTCAATGAAACGAATTGTTTTCGTTTCTTGGAAAGCTAACTTTCTTATCAAATAGCAATCGGCACGCGCTTCTGTCGTGTACATTTCAATTTGTCGATATTTATTAAGGATCACTTGGGTGCGAATTTTAAAACGCTCTCTCCCCCTTCAATCTTGGCGAAAGTCTGTCAATGGAAAATGTGGAAGCATAATGAGGTTCTGGagcaaacaaacattttttatttgtttttatttttgggcaTTTTATCTTTTGTAATTAGCTACAGGTGAAACATGTTTCACCATCTACCAAGATAAGTTCAACTGATTTTTGCATGTTACCATTTCGATTGATTGCCAAATATAGTTTGACTATAAATTGAACTGAACCACGAATGTTTATTCACATAGTTAACCAGGAAGACCGAACGAGTGAGTATGGCACAATGAATCACAAAAACTGAATGGGAAATTATTAATggaatatttgttttgttttgtcgtttttgttttgtagtgATCTACCAATTGGCTTTGATGGCATTGGCCCTGGTTATGGGCAGCAATGGAGTGACAGGTGTTAATATCTGCTCGGGCGTAGCAGATAATCTATTTTTACCCCAAGTTAACAATTGCTCTGCCTATAATCTATGCATTGGTAAGCAGAttatttgtaataattttataaaaaactcaaaatttgTATCGTCCTTTCAGGTGAAACGGCCATTCAACGAGTATGTCCTAGCTCATATTACTTCGATGCTGCCGAACAAGAATGTCTGGTTGCTGAAGAAGTTAAGTGCCTGCCCACATGCCCAACGACCGGACTTTCATCCTTTGGCTATTCTCGCACCTGTAACAAGTATATCCTTTGCTATGGCGGAGCATCTGTTATTCGCCAATGTTCGGATGGCCTTCAATATAATAAGAACACCGATCGTTGTGATTACCCTCAATATGTTGATTGCCTGTCTAATTTGTGCACCAAATACGATGATCCCGAGGACATTGTCTATCTCGCCAGCAAGTCTGCTTGCGATAAGTATTTTGTGTGTCTCAATGGTTTCCCCACAGTTCAGACATGCTCCAATGGTCTACAATATAATCCAGAGACAAAGCTTTGTGATTTCCCCTCGAATGTCAATTGTACGGTAAgtgaacaaaaatttcatttactttaattgaatttaaaattattaatttgccATTGGTTTCTTGCTTTCGTTTTGTCGTAGGTGGAAACCCTTCAACGTAATATTCTGCCCTATGCCAAGGCTCCGCCACGTAGTGCCGATATAACGTGTCCAGCTAAGGGTACCCATTTCTTTGCCCATCAGAAGCGTTCGGATGCCTATTATTATTGCCAGGATGGTCGTGGTGTCACCTTGGATTGTACTCCCGGTCTCGTCTATGACTCCAAGACAGAGGACTGCCGTGAACCTCAGTTTGTTCATGCCTAAAAAGTGTCTACAATAAAGTTCAGAATCTATCAAAAAGTAAATGaagtaaaataattgaaaattctCATGGAATTAGTCTCCATAAGTTCTTTAAACAGATCATTTACGTCTAACCACGAAGggatttttagaaaatttcaaGTCTATGCAACTCAAAATCAGATAAATATGAAAAGATTGTACTTTGTAGGATTGTCGATTTGAATGATTATGGTCTCATTATATTGAA
It encodes the following:
- the LOC6639280 gene encoding uncharacterized protein LOC6639280 — protein: MRQCEWPFYFDARTQSCVKEKDQCLPMCQNYNLTTFAYARTCSKYVLCYFGTPVLRECPDGLQYNSETDRCDFPEIVDCVDSQCSIYSNAYQLHFVASKKACDTYFICGNGIPKELTCAPGLYFSEKCLCCDLPKYSDCNITALDRKKPLPPLKRSSLERSELSCPPHGIHFYPHQTLQDSYYYCVHGHGLILNCTPGLVYDPTIQECRESQNLGIQNCCVSQFMQCRMRSFILYGLVLLLFAKSISCQDEETTTLDPNDTTVGNDDDGSDVTAPSPGGDRDEEDDIGPIYDIYVNTSINICANVADGVNLPYVGNCDMYVECINGTYEIGSCWDEEMKTHELCKNDPSCEIGFDYEFQVCTNREEVNCLPTCEEYELSSFCYDNTCTKYVLCYFGYPVLRECPDGLQYNNETDRCDFPQHVDCVANYCSNWDQPENIIYLPSKAHCNKYYICSNGKAWGQECSNGLLYNPKIKSCDFQKNVNCTIEATQRNIQPYSRRPPRRADITCPARGIHFIEHNRRRDAYYYCVNGRGVTLDCTPGLYYDPKIQECRESQYIYA
- the LOC6639405 gene encoding protein obstructor-E — protein: MFIHIVNQEDRTMIYQLALMALALVMGSNGVTGVNICSGVADNLFLPQVNNCSAYNLCIGETAIQRVCPSSYYFDAAEQECLVAEEVKCLPTCPTTGLSSFGYSRTCNKYILCYGGASVIRQCSDGLQYNKNTDRCDYPQYVDCLSNLCTKYDDPEDIVYLASKSACDKYFVCLNGFPTVQTCSNGLQYNPETKLCDFPSNVNCTVETLQRNILPYAKAPPRSADITCPAKGTHFFAHQKRSDAYYYCQDGRGVTLDCTPGLVYDSKTEDCREPQFVHA